A region of the Nocardia nova SH22a genome:
TTGCGCGACAAAGGATTCGAGCAGATCGTCACACTCGGGCATTCCGGCGGCGGCACACTGTTCGCGTTCTATCACCAGCAGGCCGGACGGAAACCCGGTGACAGATTGTCCACCACTCCGTCCGGACGGCCCGTCGACCTCGCGGGGGCACAGATGCCACTGCCCGACGGAGCCGTATTCATGGCGCCTCATCCCGGCCAGGGCGCACTGTTGCTGCGGTTGATCGATCCGTCGGTTCTGCACGAAGACGACCCGCTCGGTGCCGACCCGGCGATGAACCCGTTCGACCCGGCCAACGGATTCGCCGAACCCCCGCACAGCTCCACCTATCGCCCGGAATTCGTCAACGAGTACCGGGCGGCCCAACGGGAACGCATCGGCCGTTTGGATGCGGTGGCGAGAGAACGCGTCGCCGCCGCATCGGCGGCACGGCGGCGATTCGAAGAGTCGGGCGATCCACGGGACCGGCGCGCCTCCCTCGCCCCCCGCGTGATGACCGTCTACCGCACCGACGCCGACCTGCGATTCGTCGATCTGTCGCTGAGTCCGAACGAACGTCCCTACGGATCGTTGTTCGGGCGCCGCCCCGATCTGACGAACTACGGCCTGATCGGGTTCGCCCGGTTCACCACACCCGATGCGTGGCTGTCCACCTGGTCGGGACTGAGCACCAACGCCGACTTCGTACGCTGCGCCCCCGGCGTCACGGTTCCTGCGCTCTTCATAGAGCTCACCGGCGACCAGGCGTGCTTCCCCGAAGACGCCCGCGCAATGGTCGCGGCACTCGGCTCCGCCGACACAACACACACCGCCGTGGCAGGGACCCACTTCGGCGGCCCGATACGAGACGGTGCCCCGACCGGCGCGAGTCTCGCCGCAGCCGAGATCGGAAAATGGTTGGCAGAGCGGTACACCGGATGAATCGGCCCCGGCCGAAGAGTTCCTCTACGCCCCCGAATGGGGCTCGGATGCCCAGCGTCGAGAGGCGCTGGGCATCCGGAACACCTAGGCGGCGCCCCGAACTCCCGCCGAGTTGCGGCTAGACATCGACGAGCTCGTCTGCGTTCCGGGTGTCGACGCTGGTGTTGAAGCCGGAGTGCGAGCCGATCAGAATCGGTTGCCGACCAACGTATTCCTGGACAACAGATGCGTTCATCGAGGCGACCAGCGCGGCATCCTGCATCGCGAAGGTATACGGCTGCTGCGAGCACGAGCCATTGGTGTGCAGCGCCCACGCCGGCGCGGTCAAGACCAGATCACCCGCGCTCCATCGAATCGTTTCGCCCTCTACCACCGTCTGCCAGTCGCCGGCGAACGCGTAATTGATGGCAGCCATGCTGTGCCGGTGCGAGCGCGCCATCCGGTACTTACCCTCGATCCAGGTGGGATCGTAGCCGCCCGAGATGAAGGCGGTGAGGGTATTGGTGCTGCCGTTCACACGCCCGGTGGCGTCGTCCCAGAGGAGCGCGATGATCGCCGAGCGGTAGTCGGGCCCCGACTTGTCGAGACCGTCCAGGTACGCCTTGACTTCCGACCATTTCCAGCACTTGGGGCGATGGCGCACCACTTCGGGATCCATCAGGCCGGCGTAGGTCTTCAACGCACCGCCACCGGTCGGCATCCGGTAGGCGAAATCGGCCATCGGCTCGCGCTCGTGCTCGACGTCGTCGGCAGTGGCACGGTATTCATCGTTGACGTAATGCGCCGCAAGGTATTCCAGGAGCGGAGCATCGCTGAAAACAAGTCTCACATAGGGCTCATCACCGGCGGCCTCATACCACTTGGCAGTCAAATTCGGCACTGTCCACGTGTCATGCTTCGACGTGTCGAATCGGCGGCCGTCGACTTCGGCGGTTCCGACCCCGCCGATGCACAGCTCGACGCTCGAGCTGCTTCGCGTCGTCGGCGCCGTCTTCTCGCCCGGTAGAACGACTTCGATACCGACACGGATGGTCGGGGTCAGGCTTCGGTGCTGCGAATTCGGATGCACGATCAGCGATCTACGGATTCTCCCGTCGGCCGGCTGCGGCGTGGCCGCAAGGCGCGCCACTTCGGCTTCGATCTGCCCACGGCTCACCTTGAGGGCGGGCCACACAGGCGAGGTGCTCTCGTCGATTTCGGTCTGATCGAGGAAATTCGCGTGTACATCGGACATCTCCACGCTCCCTTCGGTTGGCGGTACTTCATCACGCCGGCACCTATCGTGCCGAGACTCAGACGCTACAATCCGTATGGCGGAATATTCAACCCGTATAGCGGGATGAGATGTTCGCCATGAGGCATTTAATGCCGCAGAGCGGGATAGGTATCCCGCCTGAAGGATTGCTGATACTGTGTCGGCCATCACTCAGAACACGCAGGAGAGCATGACCATGGAGTGCATCAGCGATGACCGTCTCGCTGTGGATCGAGTTGCACGCGAGTTGCGGAGTAGTCGGCCGGTCCTCGTGATCGACGACGTCGGTGCGGTCCGGCAGCCGGCTGCGGTGATCGTGTGCGCTGCAGCATCCGCGACGACCACCACTGTCGCCTTCATGGTGCGGCACACATCCGGATACCTCGAAGTCGCACTTCCGTCGAGTGATTGCGCACGCCTCGGACTGCCCCTGATGTCAGGGGTGGACCCGGTCGGCAACGACGCGACCCGGTACACCGTTACCGTCGACGCGGCAGCAGGTACCGGTACCGGTATCTCGGCAGCAGACCGTGCCACCACGATGCGACAGCTCGCGGACGGGCGTAGTGCCGCTGCGTCTTTCACGCGTCCGGGACATGTCCAGCCTGTCGGCACAGGCAGTGCCGACGTCCGAACACACCGCGACTTCGCGCATGCCGCAGTGGATCTCGCTCGAATCGCCGAAATCTCACCCGCCTGTGGAATCGGTCATCTGGTCAGCGAGACCCGGCCGGTCGAACTCGCCGACACGATCGAGGCCCGCGACTTCGCCGACCGCCACCGACTGGCTGTAGTGCATATCGGCGACATCGTCCGCTGGCACTCCGATCGCGCGACCTTTGTCGCCGTTGGACCGCCGTTCGAGACTCGCACGCGTCACGGAGCATTCATCGGCACCACCTACCGTCTATCGGGACAATCCACCGAGTACGTCGTTCTCACCCTCGGGGCCCCTCGGAGTGCGGCCTCAACTCCGGTGTACGTGCACGACGAGTGTCTCGGTCAGGCACTTTCAGCGGATGCCTGCAACTGTCAGGAAAACCTGACTCGCGCGATGATCGCCATCGCGCGAGTCGGTCACGGAGTCGTCGTGTACACGAGACAGCCGACCGCCGGGTCGCCCTGCGCCGTTCACGACTTCGCCCCGGGCACGGGCCCTATGCAGCTCGAGCCGATTCACCGGCGGCTGCTGTGTCAGCTCGCCATCAACAGGATCCATGCCGTGCAGCCGGTCCTTCGAACCTGTGTCGCCTGCAAGGACGCGCACCTTGATGCAGCAAACACCACTGATAGGAGTTGGAGCACGAAATGAAGCGTCGGAACGAAAACCCGGGGGAGCTCGGGTTGACCTACTTCTTCCCCACCGGCCAGACCGACCACGTGTGGTCGGACGAGGCGGCACGCGCAACGCCGACATTGTCGAAATCCGTATTTCTGGAAATGGCACGGGCTGCCGAGGAAACCGGGTTCGACGCGCTGTTCATCGCTGACAGCTGGTCCGGCCATCAACGTGAAGCCGAACGTGCGGGACACCAATCCCCCAAGTTTCATGCGCCGCTGCTCGCCATGGGGCTGTTCGCCGCGACGGAGCACATCGGCGTGATTACGACAATGCACACATCGCATCACAAGCCCGCCCACGTCGCGCGAATGGGAGCGACTCTCGACGCGTTCAGCGGAGGTAGATGGGGATGGAACATCGTCACCGGATACGGTGCTCCGGAAGCCAAGCTGTTCGGTGCCGACGATCTCGTCGAGCACGACGAGCGTTATACGATGGCTGGCGAATTCGTGGACATCGTCCGGAGTCTCTGGTCCGAAGACGACCCGATCGACTTCCGCGGCAACTACTTTCAGGTCGAAGGACGTATCAAGGCGCCGCGGCCGGTGCAGCGGCCGCACCCCCTCTTGGTGAGCGCCGGCGGGTCGCCCGCAGGAATGACATTCGCCGCACAGCACTGCGACCAGATCGTCGTCGCGGGTAACACGATCGAGAAGGTCCAGGAAACCAGTCTTCGCGTCGACGCGGTCCTCGACGAGCAAGGTCGTACCGAACCGCTGGGAACCACACCGTTCACGATCGTCATCGTGCGTGACGGCGAGGGAGAGGCCGAGGAAACCTATGAACGACTCGTCCGTTCCTTGAACGAAGAGGCGACGATGGAACTCGCTGCGGACGTCCTCGGAGGAATCGAGTCGGTGCGTGCGCTGTTCGCCGACCAGGGCCACAGTGCGGCAGCCCGCGCGTGGGGCAGCGGACAGGGAATCCTGAAGCTCTTCGGTACCAGCGAACAGGTTGCCCGACAGCTCATCGATCTGAAGCAACAGACATCCACCAGCAACGTCCTGTTGAACTTCCCGCTCTGGAGTCCGAGCGAACTTCAGTCGTTCGCTCCTGTCATGAAACACCTTCGCGATGCTGGTATTTGGAGTCCACCGAGCGAGCGCGACTACTCCTGGTAAGTCGCCGCGGCGGTGGGAACGGGCCCGGAGAACAATCAGTTCTCCGGGCCCGTCCGCGGTGACGGTGTCGGGCGAGTGGGCCTGCGGCGTTACTTCTTCGCGCCTTCCGGGTGGCGCCAACCGTTCAACTCGTCGAGCAGCGCCATGCGATCAGGTCGATATCCCGTGTCACCGACACCGATGCGCTCGTCCCAGCACATTGTCGTCGGCTCGTCGGGGATCCACTTCGGCCAGGTCGGCACGCCGCTGCCGTTCGGATCTCCTGCCGTGACGAAGTTGACCCATGCCCGCATCATCGTGTCCGACAGTTCCTTGTCGGAACGCTGCCAATCCCAGGCCGGTCGGGCAGTTCCGAACGTGCCGAACACGTACAACACATCCGCCCCGTGGAATGCCCGCGCATATGCGGTTTCGATGATGTCGTCGTCAGACGCAATCGGAGCCTCACGGTGGAAGCGGAAGTGCCAGACCGGCGAAGAACAGTGTGCGGTGTGTCCTCGGGCGGCAGTCCAGTTCGACCAATTGAAGATGCGATCGGCCTCGAGTTCCCAACTCGCGCTCCGGGCTCCTGCGTCGTCGGTTGCGGGGTAGGCATCGAGCGCACGGTCGGCGGCAGCTCCGAAGGTCTGTCGAAGGTGTTCCAGATAGGCAGGCAGCGTCGAGAGATAAGGCAGCCCGGACGACTCGTTCCCGACGTTGCCGACAAGGAACGGAACATCATGCACCCGACCGGATTGATATGCCACCAATGGGGACTCCGGCAGAACGTACCCATCGACGACGGGGTACGCACTGTCGAACAGGTGAAGACTGATCTCAGCGCCCGGCGCAAGGTCGAAGCTCCATCTGCCCGCAGCGCGCGGGAGCACAACCGAGTTGATCCTCTCCAATGGGGTAGCGCGCAGTTGCGACATATTGTCGATGTCCAGAAGCCGCACCAGCTCGCTGCCGGCTTCTTCACCCGCGGCCAGCGTCTGTGGTCCGGATGGATGCCCCGGCCCCTCCATCTTGCGTGCCAAGCCCGGTCCGCTGTGTGCGATCGCCTTGTGGAACAGGCCCTCGGCCAAGGGTGATGCCCGGAGCACGTGCACCGAGTTCGCGCCGGCGGAAACGCCGGCGATCGTCACGTTGTGAGGATCACCGCCGAGCACGGCGATGTTGCGTTGCACCCACTCGAGCGCGGCGATCTGATCGAGCAAACCGTAGTTCCCCGACACGTGTGCGTCGGGCTCTGCGGACAGATCCGGATGAGCGAGAAATCCGAGGCGGCCGAGACGATGGTTGACGGTGACCACGGTGCAACCGAGCCTCGCCAGTTTCTCACCGTCGTACATCGGATTCGCCGAAGACCCGAACTGGTATGCACCGAAGTGAAACCAGACCAGGACCGGACGCTGCTCGTCGGCACGGCCGGTCCAAACATTGAGATACAGGCAGTCTTCGCTGAAAGTTCTTTCGCCCCCGTAGTAGATCGAATCGGCGGGCGGCGCGCTCTGCGGCGCCGCGGCAGCATGCTGTAGCGCGTCGCGTAGCCCCGACCATGGCGCCACCGGATGCGGTGCGCGCCAGCGGAAGTCGCCGACCGGCGGCGTCGCATACGGCACACCGAGAAAGGAACGAACCGCGCCGTCGTCGGTCGCACTCCCCCTCAATTCTCCGGAGTCGATCGCAACGGTGGTGGTCACGGTCATGCGGTGGGCCCTTTCGAGGTTCTCACTGACATGTGGTTCGTCGTTCCCCAGCTCACGAAGCCGGGCGCAGGCTGCGGAACTCACGCTTGTGATAAACGGTCGGTTCCTCCTCGCCCAGTTCCACGTCATCGACGCGCCCGACGAGGATGGTGTGGTCTCCACCCGGATGCTTGGAGAATTCGGCGCACCGCAAGGTGACACTCGAGCCGGCGATGTGCGGCTGGCCGACCACGTCGGTCCGTGCTACACCGCCGCCGAACTTGTCGGCGCCGCGCGTGGCGAAACGCATCGCGAGTTCGGCCTGGCCCGGCGCGACGAAGTGGATGTTCCATCTCTCGGCAGCGAGGAACGCCGCGTGGCACTCGGCGGTGTTGGCGATGCACACCAGGACAAGGGCCGGGTCGGCGGACAGTGAACAGAAGGCGCTCGCGGTGAAACCGCGCGGCTTTCCGACCGAGTCGGTGGTGGTGACGATGGTGACTCCGCTTGGGAACCGGGTCATCGCTTCACGAAACCGGTCGATATCGACTGTTTGCTGTAACCGTGCGTCATTGAACGTCATAGTCGGGGATCTCCACAGTTCAGGTGGCGTTGAGAACGGACTCACCAGCCCTGATACGCCGGTCGACGCTGCGTCACGCGCCACATCCGGGTAGTGACTGGCATTACATCACGCTACAATCCCGTCCTAGGGGATGTCTATACCGCACAACGGGATGAGTTAGGTTGTCACAGTCGAGGGGCGGCCGGAACTCGCAATCACAGGAGGCGTATTCATGCACCAACCACCCTGGCTCACCGAGGACGACGTCGAGCGAACCGTCCAGGTGAGCGACGCCATTCCCGCCGTAGCAGCAGCGATAGAACATGAGGCGCGGAACCGGGCAGGCAACATCGCCAAGACGATGACCACCTGGGATCCGTCGAGTGCTGCCCACGCGCTCGGCGGATACGACCACGAGGCCGGTCGCGTCGCATTCAAGACCTGGGTCAATACTCCCGCCGGCGCCGAGTCGGTGTTGAGCTTGTTCGATGCGACCAACGGGCGAATCTTGGCACTGATGGAGTCGGTGACGTTGGGGGTGATCCGTACCGCTGCCGTATCGGGAGTGGCTACCGATGCGCTGTCGGCACCCGACGCCGACGAGATGACCATCGTCGGTACCGGCCGGCAAGCGCTACGTCAGGTCGCAGCGGTAGCCCATGTCCGTCCGCTGCGGCGCGTGCGGGTGTGGAGCCCCACCCCTGCCAGTCGCGAGACGTTCAGCCGACAGATTCACTCCGAATTGGGGATCAAGGCGCAGACCGCGGAAACGCTGGAAGAGGCAGTCGTCGACTCCCCTGTCGTCACCACGGTGACGCGCGCTCGCGAACCGTTCTTTCCTCGCGGCATTCTGGCGCCGGGCGCGCATTTCAATGCGATCGGCGCCATTCTTCCCCATGCGGCGGAATTCGACAGTGCCATCCTGGGCGACGCCGATCTCATCGTCGTGGACAGTCTGGCGAATGCGCGCCGGGCGTCGAAGGAGCTGATCGACCACTTCGGTGACGACTGGTCATCGGTCGCCACCCTCGGCGACGTTCTGACCGGTGCGACATCCCGTCCCACCTCTCCGCAACTCACCGTCTTCAAGAGCATGGGGATGGGTCTGGCGGACCTCGCGGTGGCGAACGTCGCCGCAGACAACCACAAGGGAGCGCCGAACGCATGAAGTTCCGTAGTAACCCCCATTCGATCACCGGCTCGATTTCGCCTCTGATCACACCATTCTCCGATGACATGAGCGTCGACCTGAACAGCCTGGCCACTCTCACTCGCTGGCATCTCGACAGCGGCACCCACGGCATCTCGATCGGCGGTTCGACCGGCGAACCCAGTTCCCAGACCGTCGCCGAACGAATTGCCGCGATCCGCACGGTCGCCGAAGTCGTGGACGATTCGGTTCCATTCCTGGCAGGCACTGGTTCTGCCAAGCTCGACGAAACCTTGGAGATCACAGCGGCCGCGGCCGAGGCGGGCGCGGATGCCGCGCTCGTGATCACGCCCTACTACGCCCGCCCGACGCAGGAAGCGCTGTTCCGCTGGTACTCGACCGTGGCGAACGAATTTCCCGATATGCCGATCGTGATATACAACGTGCCGTCGCGGACTTCCGTCGACCTGGCTCCCGAGACGGTCGCACGACTGAACAGCGCACACGAGAATATTGTCGGAATCAAAGAGACCACCAAGGATTTCGAGCACTTTTCACGTGTCCTGTATGCGACCGGGCGCGACTTCCTCGTATGGTCCGGCATCGAGCTGTTGTGCCTGCCGCTGATGGCTCTCGGCGGCCGAGGATTCATCAGTGCCACGGCGAACCTTGCTCCCAAGGCCGTCGCAACCATGTTCGAGCGTTGGCAGGCAGGCGATTCGGAGGGTGCACGTGAGATCCACTATGCGCTGCACCCACTGACCGATCTCCTGTTCGTCGAGACCAATCCGGCTCCGGCCAAATGGATCCTGCACCGGAAGGGGCTGCTGGCGTCCCCGGCCGTGCGAGCTCCACTCATCACGCCGACCCGCAGCGGGTTGGAAAAGATCGAAAAGCTGTTGACCGAGGCGGAGCCGATACTCGACGGCGAGAGTTTTCCCGTGCCGTCCGTTTGACGACACCTGACAGCGTCCAGTGAGCGCGGCCGATCGGGCAACCTCGGTCGGCCGCAGCCGCAATCGGGATTCCCGCGTCACGGAGGGCCCGATTCGCAACCACCGACTCTTACACGGCGCCGAGGGCAGCCGAAATGCTGTGCGCACAGCCAAGTACCGCTTCGCTCGCGCGCGTCATGGCGGACTCGGTGAACCGTGTGACCGGTCCGGCGACTACCAGCGCAGCCACGATCGTCCCGCTGCTGTCGAACACGGGCGCAGCCATCGTCGCGACATCGGGATGTACCCGGTTGGCGTTTTCCTCGGGTACCAGGGAAAGCCCAGCGGTGCGCACCGCCGCAGCACTCGCGACGAAGTCGCTGATCGCGTCGTTCGTCATGTCCGGATACCAGTTCGACACGAGTGCGCGCACCGACTCCGGACGGTCGTCCGCGAGCAGAACTCTCGAGCCGGCACTGAGGTCTGCCATCGGCACTCGGGTGCCGATCTGCAAGTACTGACGGATGGTGTACGAGCCGTCCGAACAGGCGACGCAAACCTTGGAGTCGCCGACGCGCGTCCACAACGACGTCGTCTCCAGAACCTTTTCGCGTAGCGCGTCCATGAACGGTTGCGCAATCGAGCTGAGGTCGTTCTGCTCGGCACGGCGTTGCGCAAGCTTGGCGATGCCGACTCCCAAACTGTATCGCTTTGTCAACGGGTTGAATTCGAGCAGATTGCCCTGCGCGAGCGTGACCGCGATTCGGTGAGCAGTACTCGGACTGCATCCCAGCTTGAGCGCCAGGCTTTGCATCGTCTGAGGAGACTGGGCGGCGGCGAGAGCCTCGAGCAGTTGGACCGCCCGCTGAACGGATTGCACCCCAGGTCGCCCGATCGATTCCTGCACCCCGGATTGCACATCCATGTTCATTTCCGTGGACACGTGCGCACCACCGTCCTCCCGTTGTCGCTCTCAGCCTATCCCGTATACAGACCACCTCGACCGCGCCGAGGTCAAGCGGATACCCGCGCTGACATGACGTGGTCGAGACCGATCAGCTATCTCTAGTCTATCCCGCCATACGGGTTGCATATTCCGCATGGCGGTGTGTAACTTCGCAGCGACGACGCACCGAGGCGCTCCATCCAGGCAACGCCTCAGCAGCACAGCCCACGGACGAACTGAGGTTTCGAAATGCGTCTTGCCACCTTGCGAACTCACGCCGGCACGCAGGCGGTCCGCGTCGAGTCCGCCACCAGAGCAACCCTGTTGGATGCGCCCGACGTCGGCGCCCTACTGAATACCGACAAGTGGAAGACTCTGGCCTGCGCAGACGGCGACACGATCGGGTTCGGGTCGGCTGATCTCGCCCCGGTGGTGACGCTGCCGTCGGCGAAGATCTTCCTGGTGGGGTTCAACTTCGCCTCCCACGCGGCCGAACTCGGCCGGGCGCAACCGGATTTCCCGTCGATCTTCGCCAAATATCCCGAGAGCCTGATCGGCGCCAACGATCCGATCTCGCTTCCACATTCGAGTCTGAGCGTGAGCAACGACTGGGAAGTCGAGTTGGTCGCCGTCATCGGCAAGGCGGGACGCCACATCCCCGTCGACCGAGCCGACAACCATATCGCCGGCTACTGCGTCGGCAACGACACCGGAGTGCGTGATTGGCAGTTTCGCAACCGGCCACCGTTGATGGGCAAGATCTGGGAGGCAATGACGCCGGTCGGCCCCTGGCTCACCACGGATGTCACGTCCATTCCGGAGTTGCGACTGACCACTGATGTCGACGGCGTCCGAGTTCAAGACGGCATCGGCGCCGACATGATCTTCAGTCCCGCCACGGTTGTCTCCTACATCAGCACCGCCATCACGCTGCGGCCCGGCGACATGATCTTCCTCGGGACGCCACCCGGCATCGCTATGGGCCAGACCCCCGAGCCCTGGCTGCGGCCCGGCCAGGTGCTCACCACCTCCATCTCCGGACTCGGCGAACTGCGCAACACGTGCGTGGAAGCCCCTGCCCCGACGACTACCGATTGGACCGTGCGATGACCCACTCACACGACCTGCCGATCACTCCGCTCGGCTTCGATGAGCTCACATCCGAATCGCGAGAATTATTGCGTGGGCGTTACGAACGCCTGGGTTACCTCGGCGACGTCTTCGGGGTCCTCGGAAACAACGACGGCGCTCTCCGTTCGTTCGTCGCCTT
Encoded here:
- a CDS encoding fumarylacetoacetate hydrolase family protein, whose product is MRLATLRTHAGTQAVRVESATRATLLDAPDVGALLNTDKWKTLACADGDTIGFGSADLAPVVTLPSAKIFLVGFNFASHAAELGRAQPDFPSIFAKYPESLIGANDPISLPHSSLSVSNDWEVELVAVIGKAGRHIPVDRADNHIAGYCVGNDTGVRDWQFRNRPPLMGKIWEAMTPVGPWLTTDVTSIPELRLTTDVDGVRVQDGIGADMIFSPATVVSYISTAITLRPGDMIFLGTPPGIAMGQTPEPWLRPGQVLTTSISGLGELRNTCVEAPAPTTTDWTVR
- a CDS encoding ornithine cyclodeaminase family protein produces the protein MHQPPWLTEDDVERTVQVSDAIPAVAAAIEHEARNRAGNIAKTMTTWDPSSAAHALGGYDHEAGRVAFKTWVNTPAGAESVLSLFDATNGRILALMESVTLGVIRTAAVSGVATDALSAPDADEMTIVGTGRQALRQVAAVAHVRPLRRVRVWSPTPASRETFSRQIHSELGIKAQTAETLEEAVVDSPVVTTVTRAREPFFPRGILAPGAHFNAIGAILPHAAEFDSAILGDADLIVVDSLANARRASKELIDHFGDDWSSVATLGDVLTGATSRPTSPQLTVFKSMGMGLADLAVANVAADNHKGAPNA
- a CDS encoding gentisate 1,2-dioxygenase, with amino-acid sequence MSDVHANFLDQTEIDESTSPVWPALKVSRGQIEAEVARLAATPQPADGRIRRSLIVHPNSQHRSLTPTIRVGIEVVLPGEKTAPTTRSSSSVELCIGGVGTAEVDGRRFDTSKHDTWTVPNLTAKWYEAAGDEPYVRLVFSDAPLLEYLAAHYVNDEYRATADDVEHEREPMADFAYRMPTGGGALKTYAGLMDPEVVRHRPKCWKWSEVKAYLDGLDKSGPDYRSAIIALLWDDATGRVNGSTNTLTAFISGGYDPTWIEGKYRMARSHRHSMAAINYAFAGDWQTVVEGETIRWSAGDLVLTAPAWALHTNGSCSQQPYTFAMQDAALVASMNASVVQEYVGRQPILIGSHSGFNTSVDTRNADELVDV
- a CDS encoding 3,4-dihydroxy-2-butanone-4-phosphate synthase; translation: MSAITQNTQESMTMECISDDRLAVDRVARELRSSRPVLVIDDVGAVRQPAAVIVCAAASATTTTVAFMVRHTSGYLEVALPSSDCARLGLPLMSGVDPVGNDATRYTVTVDAAAGTGTGISAADRATTMRQLADGRSAAASFTRPGHVQPVGTGSADVRTHRDFAHAAVDLARIAEISPACGIGHLVSETRPVELADTIEARDFADRHRLAVVHIGDIVRWHSDRATFVAVGPPFETRTRHGAFIGTTYRLSGQSTEYVVLTLGAPRSAASTPVYVHDECLGQALSADACNCQENLTRAMIAIARVGHGVVVYTRQPTAGSPCAVHDFAPGTGPMQLEPIHRRLLCQLAINRIHAVQPVLRTCVACKDAHLDAANTTDRSWSTK
- the dapA gene encoding 4-hydroxy-tetrahydrodipicolinate synthase; this translates as MKFRSNPHSITGSISPLITPFSDDMSVDLNSLATLTRWHLDSGTHGISIGGSTGEPSSQTVAERIAAIRTVAEVVDDSVPFLAGTGSAKLDETLEITAAAAEAGADAALVITPYYARPTQEALFRWYSTVANEFPDMPIVIYNVPSRTSVDLAPETVARLNSAHENIVGIKETTKDFEHFSRVLYATGRDFLVWSGIELLCLPLMALGGRGFISATANLAPKAVATMFERWQAGDSEGAREIHYALHPLTDLLFVETNPAPAKWILHRKGLLASPAVRAPLITPTRSGLEKIEKLLTEAEPILDGESFPVPSV
- a CDS encoding carboxylesterase/lipase family protein; this encodes MTVTTTVAIDSGELRGSATDDGAVRSFLGVPYATPPVGDFRWRAPHPVAPWSGLRDALQHAAAAPQSAPPADSIYYGGERTFSEDCLYLNVWTGRADEQRPVLVWFHFGAYQFGSSANPMYDGEKLARLGCTVVTVNHRLGRLGFLAHPDLSAEPDAHVSGNYGLLDQIAALEWVQRNIAVLGGDPHNVTIAGVSAGANSVHVLRASPLAEGLFHKAIAHSGPGLARKMEGPGHPSGPQTLAAGEEAGSELVRLLDIDNMSQLRATPLERINSVVLPRAAGRWSFDLAPGAEISLHLFDSAYPVVDGYVLPESPLVAYQSGRVHDVPFLVGNVGNESSGLPYLSTLPAYLEHLRQTFGAAADRALDAYPATDDAGARSASWELEADRIFNWSNWTAARGHTAHCSSPVWHFRFHREAPIASDDDIIETAYARAFHGADVLYVFGTFGTARPAWDWQRSDKELSDTMMRAWVNFVTAGDPNGSGVPTWPKWIPDEPTTMCWDERIGVGDTGYRPDRMALLDELNGWRHPEGAKK
- a CDS encoding flavin reductase family protein, with translation MARDAASTGVSGLVSPFSTPPELWRSPTMTFNDARLQQTVDIDRFREAMTRFPSGVTIVTTTDSVGKPRGFTASAFCSLSADPALVLVCIANTAECHAAFLAAERWNIHFVAPGQAELAMRFATRGADKFGGGVARTDVVGQPHIAGSSVTLRCAEFSKHPGGDHTILVGRVDDVELGEEEPTVYHKREFRSLRPAS
- a CDS encoding IclR family transcriptional regulator, whose amino-acid sequence is MSTEMNMDVQSGVQESIGRPGVQSVQRAVQLLEALAAAQSPQTMQSLALKLGCSPSTAHRIAVTLAQGNLLEFNPLTKRYSLGVGIAKLAQRRAEQNDLSSIAQPFMDALREKVLETTSLWTRVGDSKVCVACSDGSYTIRQYLQIGTRVPMADLSAGSRVLLADDRPESVRALVSNWYPDMTNDAISDFVASAAAVRTAGLSLVPEENANRVHPDVATMAAPVFDSSGTIVAALVVAGPVTRFTESAMTRASEAVLGCAHSISAALGAV
- a CDS encoding LLM class flavin-dependent oxidoreductase, translating into MKRRNENPGELGLTYFFPTGQTDHVWSDEAARATPTLSKSVFLEMARAAEETGFDALFIADSWSGHQREAERAGHQSPKFHAPLLAMGLFAATEHIGVITTMHTSHHKPAHVARMGATLDAFSGGRWGWNIVTGYGAPEAKLFGADDLVEHDERYTMAGEFVDIVRSLWSEDDPIDFRGNYFQVEGRIKAPRPVQRPHPLLVSAGGSPAGMTFAAQHCDQIVVAGNTIEKVQETSLRVDAVLDEQGRTEPLGTTPFTIVIVRDGEGEAEETYERLVRSLNEEATMELAADVLGGIESVRALFADQGHSAAARAWGSGQGILKLFGTSEQVARQLIDLKQQTSTSNVLLNFPLWSPSELQSFAPVMKHLRDAGIWSPPSERDYSW